Proteins encoded within one genomic window of Paraglaciecola psychrophila 170:
- a CDS encoding IS110 family RNA-guided transposase yields the protein MIFVGIDISKLSFNVAVLIDSKYQSRQFENKQSGFLKLSQWIKSFKNPAYFCLEATGIYGLALAKHLYQTNQKVIVANPLQTHAFAKMEMARNKTDKADAMSIARYCQYLFNRGEIDKSLFIPRSAAFERVQFLVTRLDQLSKMKSQENNRSGVSLDKAAARSIGSMLAFIDKQIMVIKKEIAMIIKQDEQLTVQLKLLVSINGIGDKTAWALLAYIGDISLFENSKQISSYAGLNPSIDQSGTSLNRSSLSKTGSTRLSKSLYMPAIVAVRYNPLMLAFYNKLLTKGKPKKVALIAVMRKLLVLAYGVLKSRKPFDVNYQH from the coding sequence ATGATATTTGTGGGTATTGATATTTCTAAATTAAGTTTTAATGTGGCCGTGTTGATTGATAGCAAGTACCAGAGTCGTCAATTTGAGAACAAACAGTCAGGTTTTTTAAAACTATCACAATGGATAAAGTCATTTAAAAACCCCGCCTATTTCTGTCTAGAAGCAACGGGAATTTATGGTTTGGCATTAGCTAAGCATTTATATCAAACCAACCAAAAGGTTATCGTTGCTAATCCACTCCAAACCCATGCGTTTGCTAAGATGGAAATGGCGAGAAATAAGACAGATAAAGCCGATGCGATGAGCATTGCTCGTTATTGTCAGTACTTATTTAATAGAGGAGAGATTGACAAGAGTCTTTTCATACCAAGGTCTGCGGCTTTTGAACGGGTACAGTTTCTTGTTACACGCCTAGATCAGTTAAGTAAGATGAAAAGCCAGGAGAACAATCGTTCGGGCGTCAGTTTAGATAAGGCCGCAGCACGCTCCATTGGGTCCATGCTGGCTTTTATTGATAAACAAATAATGGTCATTAAAAAAGAAATAGCCATGATTATTAAGCAAGATGAGCAGCTAACAGTTCAGCTTAAGTTACTCGTTAGTATTAATGGTATTGGGGATAAAACAGCGTGGGCATTGTTAGCGTACATAGGTGATATTTCTTTATTTGAAAACTCAAAACAGATAAGTAGTTATGCCGGGCTCAACCCAAGCATTGATCAATCTGGAACCAGTCTTAACCGTTCCAGCTTGTCAAAGACGGGCAGTACTAGATTAAGTAAATCATTGTATATGCCAGCCATAGTTGCCGTCAGATATAACCCATTAATGCTCGCTTTTTATAATAAACTTTTAACCAAAGGTAAGCCTAAAAAAGTAGCTTTAATCGCGGTGATGCGAAAATTACTGGTACTGGCTTATGGTGTATTAAAATCAAGAAAGCCGTTTGATGTTAATTATCAGCATTAA
- a CDS encoding metalloprotease: MQLLEVECLGKTLKLEGSMAGWQRLFWGEQCVSQISASANNGDFSHQFSLEGEQGDLQVELSGALQWQPFDLKFKLLVNDELLLENTLIEKDIEQRQVIQGKKQPMKFSFIGMGGLGLKLFKSAKVIKVLFAAGSLAAYSWLFSIEFAIALICCLVFHEYGHIRAMKYFGLKTKGIYLIPFVGGLALSDDKINTRWQDIVISIMGPFFGLILSIACLVGYWLTDIEVLAGLAVFNALLNLFNMLPVLPLDGGHVLKSIAFSINSRVGIVACALGAMLGVYVSYHFGLALLGFLLAIGSVEIFFEYKRRHLSELLPLNRYAQIVSILWYVITLGGLSAIIWLVGQTDNGALSLPLKILSS, translated from the coding sequence GTGCAATTATTAGAAGTAGAGTGTTTAGGTAAAACACTCAAGTTGGAAGGTTCAATGGCTGGGTGGCAACGACTGTTTTGGGGTGAGCAATGCGTTTCGCAAATTAGTGCCAGTGCCAACAATGGTGATTTTTCACATCAATTTTCCCTAGAAGGTGAGCAGGGGGATCTTCAAGTGGAGCTGAGTGGTGCTTTGCAATGGCAGCCTTTTGATCTGAAATTCAAGCTTTTAGTTAATGATGAGCTATTGCTTGAAAATACCCTTATTGAAAAAGACATAGAGCAAAGGCAAGTCATCCAAGGTAAAAAACAACCGATGAAATTTAGTTTTATTGGTATGGGGGGGCTGGGTTTAAAACTCTTTAAAAGTGCCAAGGTTATTAAAGTATTGTTTGCTGCAGGCAGTTTGGCCGCTTATAGCTGGTTGTTTTCTATTGAGTTTGCCATTGCCCTGATATGTTGTCTGGTGTTTCATGAATATGGTCATATTAGGGCGATGAAGTACTTTGGTTTAAAAACCAAAGGTATTTACCTTATTCCTTTTGTAGGAGGTTTAGCGCTCAGCGACGACAAAATTAATACACGCTGGCAAGATATTGTTATTTCAATTATGGGGCCATTTTTTGGCTTGATATTGTCTATCGCTTGTTTAGTGGGATATTGGCTTACCGATATAGAAGTACTCGCAGGTTTAGCGGTATTCAATGCGCTGCTCAATTTATTTAATATGTTACCTGTACTGCCTTTAGACGGTGGGCATGTTCTTAAAAGTATCGCTTTTTCAATTAACTCTCGTGTGGGTATTGTCGCCTGCGCATTGGGCGCCATGTTAGGTGTTTATGTAAGTTATCACTTTGGTTTGGCTTTGTTAGGTTTTTTACTTGCTATAGGTAGTGTGGAAATATTCTTTGAATATAAACGTCGACACTTAAGTGAGCTATTGCCCCTTAACCGTTATGCTCAAATTGTTTCTATTTTGTGGTATGTCATCACTTTGGGTGGACTAAGTGCCATTATTTGGCTTGTGGGCCAAACAGATAACGGTGCGTTGTCATTACCGCTTAAAATATTGAGTAGTTAA
- a CDS encoding IS110 family transposase — translation MAKLGHDVKLIPAQHVTPFMRGNKNDHNDSFAITEASQRPYIRFVPIKTEHQQEISCLHRIRERLSKNKVALSNQSRGLLSEIGEVFPCGHKALLNGLNSVIDNAQYSQPLLTW, via the coding sequence ATGGCTAAATTAGGTCATGATGTGAAGCTTATCCCTGCTCAACACGTCACGCCTTTTATGCGGGGCAACAAGAATGATCATAACGATTCTTTTGCTATAACTGAGGCCAGCCAACGTCCGTATATTCGCTTTGTGCCGATTAAAACTGAACACCAGCAGGAGATTTCCTGTTTGCACCGCATTCGTGAACGACTCAGTAAAAACAAGGTCGCGTTGAGCAATCAATCCCGCGGGTTATTGAGTGAGATTGGTGAGGTGTTTCCTTGTGGTCACAAAGCGCTGTTAAATGGGTTAAACAGCGTCATAGATAACGCTCAATATAGTCAGCCATTGCTAACATGGTGA
- a CDS encoding IS110 family transposase: protein MLAAIDKGQAFNNPKEFAVWLGLTPEQHASGDMSKMGGITKRGDHYLRKQLIHGARALVSRAAKSTDPLSLWATKLRITKPFNKVAVAVAVAHRLARLIWILLTCQERYRAMPTSLEVSA from the coding sequence TTGTTAGCGGCCATAGACAAAGGCCAAGCCTTTAACAATCCCAAAGAATTTGCAGTGTGGTTAGGGCTGACACCCGAACAACATGCCTCCGGCGACATGAGTAAAATGGGCGGCATTACCAAACGCGGTGACCATTACTTGCGTAAACAATTGATACACGGTGCCAGAGCTTTGGTCAGTCGTGCTGCAAAAAGTACCGACCCATTATCTCTATGGGCAACTAAGCTACGTATCACCAAACCGTTTAATAAAGTGGCGGTGGCGGTCGCCGTCGCACATCGCTTAGCACGTTTAATCTGGATATTGCTCACGTGTCAGGAGCGTTATCGCGCTATGCCAACTTCTTTAGAGGTCAGTGCTTAA
- a CDS encoding phosphotransferase family protein, whose translation MVDDEKAQNLFTGTKDVVDTLKFDEAKLITWMEANVEGYEGPLTVRQFKGGQSNPTYQLITPNKQYVMRRKPPGKLLPSAHAVDREFRVISALYPLGFPVAKPYGLCEDTDVIGTIFYVMNMVEGRIFWDGTLPGMEPSERHAIYQAKVKTFADLHNVDWRAAGLEGFGKESDYIARQIYRWTKQYIASETKKIPDMDALIKWLPENIPVGDKTAIVHGDYRIDNMVLHSTEPRVIAVLDWELCTLGDPLADFTYHLMNWMMPSSEPSRGALVDIKDMQSYGIPTMKEYVELYCKHTGRDSLPNVNYYFAYNAFRLGAICQGIVGRVRDGTANSANADVMEARVAPLAAFAADCACKVGMKA comes from the coding sequence ATGGTTGACGATGAAAAAGCTCAGAATTTATTCACCGGAACAAAAGATGTTGTCGATACGCTTAAATTTGATGAAGCAAAGCTCATCACATGGATGGAAGCCAATGTTGAGGGCTATGAGGGCCCATTAACGGTTCGTCAATTCAAAGGCGGGCAGTCGAACCCAACTTATCAACTGATTACGCCGAACAAGCAATATGTGATGCGGCGCAAGCCACCGGGAAAATTGTTGCCATCTGCGCACGCGGTGGATCGTGAGTTTCGGGTGATATCAGCGCTGTATCCTTTAGGTTTCCCTGTTGCGAAGCCATATGGCTTGTGCGAAGACACTGACGTCATCGGAACGATATTCTATGTCATGAACATGGTAGAAGGCCGCATCTTTTGGGATGGCACACTGCCGGGAATGGAACCGTCTGAGCGCCATGCGATTTACCAAGCCAAGGTCAAAACGTTTGCCGATCTGCACAATGTTGATTGGCGTGCTGCCGGGCTGGAAGGGTTTGGCAAGGAGAGCGATTACATTGCGCGCCAGATATATCGGTGGACGAAACAATATATTGCTTCGGAAACTAAGAAAATTCCGGATATGGACGCCTTGATCAAGTGGCTGCCAGAAAACATTCCAGTGGGTGACAAGACTGCCATTGTGCATGGCGATTATCGCATCGATAATATGGTTCTGCATTCGACTGAACCGCGTGTGATTGCGGTTCTGGATTGGGAGCTTTGTACACTGGGCGATCCGCTCGCTGATTTCACCTATCATCTGATGAATTGGATGATGCCGAGCTCGGAACCATCACGCGGTGCGTTGGTCGATATCAAAGACATGCAGTCTTATGGTATTCCGACGATGAAAGAGTATGTCGAACTGTATTGCAAGCACACCGGCCGGGATAGTTTGCCAAATGTGAACTACTACTTTGCTTACAACGCCTTTCGCCTTGGCGCGATTTGTCAGGGTATTGTTGGACGGGTTCGTGATGGAACGGCCAATAGTGCGAATGCCGACGTTATGGAAGCACGTGTTGCGCCCTTGGCTGCGTTTGCTGCGGACTGTGCGTGTAAAGTGGGTATGAAAGCTTAG